A genomic segment from Alkalibacter saccharofermentans DSM 14828 encodes:
- a CDS encoding DUF523 domain-containing protein, which produces MDKGPLVISKKPVVGISACCMGSPVRYNGKGWNMLDSIGREKNDFIWCPVCPEVFSGLGVPRDPIHIAGDNGGDVWRGTAKVSNRGRKDVTSEILEGCVTALSILEKSEARAYVYLDGSPSCGVYRTSLKNKRIGKPPGVFGSMLYDKGYFLIPVLDLQSPIRWWDWKRRLLAFLWLEDAAITNKKELYDVWYRYKFICQELDEPWAREKGRELAGLSNGVDEEYISFFKKEILDILRKPSKTNKIVNSLWKNYSYYRRVTHETIEGIYEPDIPRNVTKVAKELGVMERAAYDKGVFFGTSPVIYKGLSRR; this is translated from the coding sequence ATGGACAAGGGACCGCTTGTTATAAGTAAAAAGCCTGTCGTTGGGATAAGTGCTTGTTGTATGGGGAGCCCTGTAAGGTACAATGGCAAGGGATGGAACATGCTGGATTCCATAGGCAGAGAAAAAAATGATTTTATATGGTGCCCCGTGTGCCCGGAAGTTTTTTCTGGGTTAGGGGTTCCGAGAGACCCTATCCATATAGCCGGTGATAACGGAGGGGATGTATGGAGAGGAACTGCCAAGGTATCGAACAGAGGCAGAAAAGACGTAACTTCCGAAATATTAGAAGGGTGCGTGACTGCTCTTTCTATACTGGAGAAATCCGAGGCAAGGGCATATGTATATCTTGACGGAAGCCCCTCCTGCGGAGTATACAGAACCAGCTTGAAAAACAAGAGGATAGGCAAGCCGCCGGGAGTATTCGGGTCCATGCTTTATGACAAGGGTTATTTCTTGATACCTGTTTTGGATCTTCAAAGTCCCATAAGATGGTGGGACTGGAAGAGAAGGCTACTGGCGTTTTTGTGGCTGGAAGATGCAGCCATTACAAATAAGAAAGAGCTTTACGATGTTTGGTACAGATATAAGTTTATATGTCAGGAGCTAGACGAGCCTTGGGCCAGGGAAAAGGGTAGAGAGCTTGCAGGCCTTTCAAATGGAGTGGATGAAGAATATATAAGCTTTTTCAAAAAAGAGATATTGGACATATTGAGAAAACCTTCTAAGACGAATAAAATAGTAAACAGTCTCTGGAAAAACTACAGCTACTACAGAAGGGTAACCCATGAAACAATAGAGGGGATATATGAACCGGACATTCCTAGAAACGTAACAAAAGTGGCAAAGGAGCTTGGAGTCATGGAAAGGGCGGCCTACGATAAGGGAGTTTTTTTTGGGACATCTCCAGTGATATACAAAGGATTGTCGAGAAGATAA
- the adhE gene encoding bifunctional acetaldehyde-CoA/alcohol dehydrogenase produces MAVKEVGKEKIVMEKNASDIVDVMAEKAKRALDQFMAFDQEKVDGIVKAMSMAGLDQHMPLAKMAVEETGRGVYEDKITKNLFATEYVYHSIKYDKTVGTININELEGYEEVAEPVGVIAGVTPVTNPTSTTMFKAIIAMKTRNPIIFAFHPAAQKCSSEAARVVRDAAIEAGAPEDCIQWIEQPSIDATDQLMNHKDVALVLATGGSGMVRAAYSTGKPALGVGPGNVPCYIEKTANVERAATDLMLSKSFDNGMICASEQAAIVDKEISKEFESYMKENNCYFTTEEEREKLEKYVINAAKGAVNPEVVGKPPWEIAKNAGFEVDKDTKILVAKIKGIGPAYPLSREKLSPVLAYLVADTIQDGIKRAEEMVEFGGMGHSAVIHSDDDEVIREFAARIKCGRLIVNSPSTHGAIGDIYNTNMPSLTLGCGSFGANSTTANVTAVNLINKKRVAKRRVNMQWFKIPEKIFFEFGSTQYLEKMPDISRAFIVTDPAMVSLGYVDKVLYYLRKRQTYVHSEIFTEVEPDPSVETVLKGAKAMERFKPDVVIALGGGSAMDAAKGMWLFYEHPDLEFDSLKLKFMDIRKRVFKFPKMGSKSKMVAIPTTSGTGSEVTSFAVITDKVKNIKYPLADYELTPDVAILDPDFVMTVPKTITADTGLDVLTHAIESYVSILASDYTDALAIKAIQLVFEYLPRAYRDGGDKLAREKMHNASCIAGMAFTNAFLGINHSLAHKLGGEFHISHGRANAVLLPHVVEFNGKKPNKFVSFPKYETFIADKKYAEIAKVLGLPAATPEQGVKSLVEAIRALAKEVGIPATIGDCGVDKKEFVSKVDFLAERAFEDQCTTANPKMPLVRELAEIYKKAY; encoded by the coding sequence ATGGCGGTTAAAGAGGTTGGCAAAGAAAAAATAGTAATGGAGAAAAATGCGTCTGATATAGTGGATGTTATGGCGGAAAAAGCGAAGAGAGCGCTTGATCAATTCATGGCTTTCGATCAGGAGAAAGTGGATGGAATAGTAAAGGCCATGTCCATGGCGGGACTGGATCAACACATGCCACTGGCAAAAATGGCCGTAGAGGAGACAGGCAGGGGAGTATACGAGGATAAGATAACAAAGAACTTGTTTGCAACTGAATACGTGTATCACAGCATAAAATACGACAAGACTGTAGGTACGATCAATATAAACGAATTGGAGGGGTACGAAGAGGTTGCAGAGCCTGTGGGGGTAATAGCGGGGGTCACTCCTGTAACGAATCCAACATCCACCACCATGTTTAAGGCGATAATAGCTATGAAGACTAGAAATCCCATAATATTTGCATTCCATCCTGCCGCACAAAAGTGCAGCTCAGAAGCTGCAAGGGTGGTAAGGGATGCGGCAATAGAGGCAGGAGCACCAGAGGATTGCATCCAGTGGATTGAACAGCCTTCGATAGATGCTACGGATCAGCTGATGAACCACAAGGATGTGGCCTTGGTACTTGCAACTGGAGGATCGGGGATGGTAAGAGCGGCATACAGCACTGGTAAGCCAGCCCTAGGCGTGGGTCCGGGAAATGTCCCATGCTACATAGAGAAGACCGCAAACGTGGAAAGGGCTGCTACCGACTTGATGTTGTCAAAATCCTTCGATAACGGCATGATCTGCGCTTCAGAACAAGCAGCCATCGTAGACAAGGAGATATCTAAGGAATTTGAATCATATATGAAAGAAAACAATTGCTACTTCACCACCGAAGAGGAAAGAGAAAAACTTGAGAAGTATGTGATAAACGCTGCCAAAGGTGCGGTTAATCCTGAGGTAGTGGGAAAACCCCCATGGGAGATAGCTAAAAATGCAGGTTTTGAAGTAGATAAAGACACGAAGATTCTAGTAGCCAAGATTAAAGGCATAGGACCTGCTTACCCGCTCTCAAGAGAGAAGCTAAGCCCGGTATTGGCTTATTTAGTGGCCGATACTATTCAGGACGGAATAAAGAGAGCTGAAGAAATGGTGGAATTTGGAGGTATGGGGCATTCAGCGGTCATACATAGCGATGATGATGAAGTGATCAGAGAATTTGCAGCCAGGATCAAGTGTGGAAGGCTGATAGTCAACTCCCCATCCACCCATGGAGCTATAGGAGATATATACAACACCAATATGCCTTCACTGACGCTAGGGTGTGGAAGCTTTGGGGCAAATTCAACGACTGCGAATGTAACAGCCGTGAATTTGATCAATAAAAAAAGAGTTGCCAAGAGGAGAGTGAACATGCAGTGGTTTAAAATCCCCGAGAAAATCTTTTTCGAGTTTGGGTCCACCCAGTATCTCGAAAAGATGCCGGACATAAGCAGAGCGTTTATCGTAACTGATCCAGCCATGGTGAGCCTGGGCTACGTTGACAAGGTGTTGTATTACCTTAGAAAGCGTCAGACTTATGTACACAGCGAAATATTCACAGAGGTAGAACCGGATCCTTCAGTAGAAACCGTCCTTAAGGGAGCAAAGGCTATGGAGAGGTTCAAACCTGATGTGGTCATCGCCTTGGGGGGTGGAAGCGCGATGGATGCAGCTAAGGGAATGTGGCTTTTTTATGAACATCCAGATCTTGAATTCGATTCTCTTAAGCTTAAGTTTATGGACATAAGAAAGAGGGTTTTCAAATTCCCTAAGATGGGCAGCAAGTCAAAGATGGTGGCAATACCCACTACAAGCGGCACAGGTTCTGAAGTCACTAGTTTTGCGGTGATTACCGATAAAGTCAAAAACATAAAGTACCCTCTGGCGGACTACGAACTGACACCGGACGTAGCTATACTGGATCCTGACTTTGTTATGACTGTTCCCAAAACCATAACAGCGGATACCGGGCTTGACGTATTGACCCATGCTATTGAGTCATATGTCAGCATTTTAGCTTCGGATTATACGGATGCACTGGCGATAAAGGCCATTCAGCTTGTTTTCGAGTACTTGCCAAGAGCGTACAGGGATGGGGGGGACAAGTTGGCGAGAGAAAAAATGCATAATGCGAGCTGCATAGCGGGTATGGCATTCACTAACGCGTTTCTGGGGATAAACCACTCTTTAGCACACAAGCTGGGAGGGGAATTCCACATTTCCCACGGGAGGGCAAATGCGGTACTGCTGCCCCATGTTGTTGAGTTCAATGGAAAAAAACCTAATAAGTTCGTATCATTCCCCAAGTATGAAACCTTTATAGCTGACAAAAAGTACGCTGAAATAGCGAAAGTGCTGGGGCTTCCGGCAGCTACCCCGGAGCAGGGAGTAAAAAGCCTTGTAGAGGCGATCCGGGCCTTGGCGAAGGAAGTAGGGATTCCGGCAACAATAGGGGACTGCGGAGTGGATAAAAAAGAATTTGTGAGTAAGGTTGATTTCCTGGCTGAAAGGGCGTTTGAAGACCAATGCACCACGGCAAATCCCAAAATGCCCCTGGTGAGAGAATTAGCCGAGATATATAAAAAAGCGTATTAA
- a CDS encoding cytoplasmic protein, with product MKKTAFFAFRGQEMCFVHVLLNALDLHEKGEEAKIIFEGEAVKLPKALEENKNNLYLKAKEIGLIDSICKACSAKMGVLEFNESLGIPMGEDLKGHPSMYRYMKEGYEIIVM from the coding sequence TTGAAAAAAACTGCGTTCTTTGCCTTCAGGGGACAGGAAATGTGCTTCGTTCACGTGCTGTTAAACGCGTTGGATCTTCATGAGAAAGGGGAGGAGGCTAAAATAATTTTCGAAGGAGAAGCGGTGAAGCTTCCGAAAGCATTGGAGGAAAACAAAAACAATCTGTACTTAAAGGCTAAAGAAATAGGCCTTATAGACAGCATCTGCAAGGCCTGTTCGGCAAAAATGGGCGTTCTTGAATTTAACGAAAGTCTAGGTATACCCATGGGCGAGGACCTTAAAGGTCATCCATCGATGTACCGGTACATGAAAGAAGGATACGAGATTATAGTGATGTAG
- a CDS encoding NifB/NifX family molybdenum-iron cluster-binding protein: MNKKIAVASSDGKFINQHFGHATKFLIFSARDGSFDFLELIETQPYCNWGEHEDEDLKEAVEKLLGCDMVIASQIGPGAWEVLIQHGIEPIQKHGFIEDVLSQLF, encoded by the coding sequence ATGAATAAAAAGATAGCAGTAGCAAGCAGTGACGGGAAATTTATCAATCAGCATTTCGGCCATGCCACAAAGTTTTTGATTTTTTCTGCAAGAGATGGGTCTTTCGATTTCTTGGAGCTCATTGAAACCCAGCCTTATTGCAACTGGGGAGAACATGAAGACGAGGATTTAAAAGAGGCTGTGGAAAAGCTTCTTGGCTGCGACATGGTCATTGCCAGCCAAATAGGGCCGGGAGCATGGGAAGTTTTGATCCAGCACGGAATCGAGCCCATACAAAAGCACGGTTTCATAGAAGATGTGTTAAGCCAGCTTTTCTAG
- a CDS encoding Fur family transcriptional regulator gives MNLDELFKTIKESGLRMTSQRLLILQALVDSADTLISAETLLKKCIEKMPSTNMTTVYRNLEALENLKLLHKTTDAKGTALYKLICSNSHHHHIQCIGCGKILTFDFCPIAEFQQIAEGKRFRLVDHHIELFGYCESCQKNREE, from the coding sequence ATGAACCTAGATGAACTTTTCAAGACAATAAAAGAATCCGGACTTCGGATGACATCCCAAAGACTGCTGATCCTGCAGGCTCTCGTAGATTCTGCAGACACCCTGATATCAGCCGAGACGCTTTTGAAAAAATGTATAGAAAAGATGCCTTCAACCAATATGACTACCGTGTATAGGAACCTTGAGGCTCTTGAAAACCTGAAGCTTCTCCATAAAACTACGGATGCCAAAGGAACAGCCCTATACAAACTTATTTGCTCTAACTCCCACCATCATCATATCCAGTGCATCGGGTGCGGAAAAATTTTAACTTTCGATTTCTGCCCAATAGCGGAGTTTCAGCAAATTGCCGAAGGCAAAAGGTTCCGCCTGGTAGATCATCACATCGAGCTTTTCGGTTACTGTGAATCCTGTCAGAAAAACAGGGAGGAATAA
- a CDS encoding metal ABC transporter solute-binding protein, Zn/Mn family has protein sequence MKMRLKTVILVVMMGMLLVSCTAEGVNNEEKEKIKIAVSIVPQATFVEKVGGDLVEVVTMIPPGNNPENYQPRPRDMVAFSEAEIYFTIGVPVEQAGLLSSAKDLNTEMEFVDLADIVDSAYPYIEYSENNFYHEDDHYHDHSYDEEEDDHNHEGRDTHIWMSPKRAVVMVEAIRDNLSRIDPENAEIYEENAAAYIFQLHELDRRISETMESLEFRTFLIYHPSMGYFADDYGLNMIAIEEEGKEATAQRLKGIIDFAKENEIKAVFYQQEHDKNQAETIAREIGGEVLEIAPLSPDYIENLKNIEEAFSKVLSQEG, from the coding sequence ATGAAGATGAGGCTAAAAACAGTAATCCTTGTGGTGATGATGGGGATGTTACTTGTTTCTTGCACCGCGGAAGGGGTAAACAACGAAGAGAAAGAAAAAATTAAAATAGCGGTATCTATTGTACCACAGGCTACATTTGTGGAAAAGGTAGGTGGGGATCTGGTGGAGGTTGTGACGATGATACCTCCGGGAAACAATCCAGAAAATTATCAGCCAAGACCGAGAGACATGGTGGCTTTCAGCGAGGCGGAGATCTACTTCACCATAGGCGTGCCTGTTGAACAAGCCGGACTTTTATCCAGTGCAAAAGATCTGAACACTGAAATGGAGTTTGTAGACTTAGCGGATATTGTAGACAGCGCATATCCCTATATCGAATACTCAGAAAATAATTTTTATCATGAAGATGATCACTACCATGATCACAGCTACGATGAAGAAGAGGACGACCATAACCATGAAGGCAGGGATACTCACATTTGGATGTCTCCGAAAAGAGCCGTGGTGATGGTAGAAGCTATTAGGGACAACCTTTCAAGGATAGACCCGGAAAATGCTGAGATATACGAGGAAAATGCTGCCGCATATATATTCCAGCTTCATGAATTGGACAGAAGAATCAGTGAGACTATGGAAAGCTTGGAGTTTAGGACTTTCTTGATATATCATCCTTCAATGGGGTATTTTGCCGATGATTACGGACTGAATATGATAGCAATCGAGGAAGAGGGCAAGGAAGCCACAGCCCAGCGCCTAAAGGGCATAATAGATTTTGCCAAGGAAAATGAAATCAAGGCAGTGTTTTATCAGCAGGAACACGACAAGAATCAAGCAGAAACGATAGCTCGGGAAATCGGCGGCGAGGTTTTGGAAATTGCGCCCTTGTCTCCTGATTATATAGAAAATCTCAAGAATATAGAAGAAGCATTCAGCAAGGTGCTCAGCCAGGAGGGTTGA
- a CDS encoding metal ABC transporter ATP-binding protein codes for MEIIKLESVSVRYNGDSVLDGIDLAVQDREFLSIIGPNGGGKTTLIKTVLGLVKPWSGKVTLKENLKIGYVPQYTKFDRNFPISVFDVIISGRIKNKIICFRGYSKEDKEATERVVKVLKLEHIQKKQIGSLSGGQLQKVLIGRALVGNPEVLILDEPTANLDVENKREIYGVLHDFNKDKAVVLITHDLEYLSENSRDVILLNRKIIYRGESVNRPKEGHNH; via the coding sequence TTGGAAATTATCAAGCTGGAGAGCGTATCTGTCAGGTACAACGGAGATAGCGTGCTTGACGGAATAGATCTAGCCGTCCAAGATAGGGAGTTTTTGAGCATAATAGGACCTAACGGCGGAGGAAAGACAACTCTTATCAAGACAGTGCTGGGTCTTGTAAAGCCTTGGTCAGGAAAAGTGACCTTGAAAGAAAATTTGAAAATCGGATATGTTCCTCAATACACTAAATTCGACAGGAATTTTCCCATAAGCGTATTCGATGTAATAATTTCAGGAAGAATAAAAAACAAGATAATTTGCTTTAGAGGCTATTCAAAAGAGGACAAAGAAGCGACTGAAAGGGTGGTTAAAGTTCTCAAGCTGGAGCATATACAAAAGAAACAGATAGGCAGCCTCTCTGGTGGCCAGCTTCAAAAGGTTCTGATAGGAAGGGCGTTGGTGGGAAATCCGGAGGTTTTGATTTTGGACGAGCCTACTGCCAACTTAGATGTTGAAAACAAGAGGGAAATATACGGAGTCCTTCACGATTTCAACAAGGATAAGGCAGTGGTATTGATTACTCATGACCTTGAGTACTTAAGTGAAAACAGCAGGGACGTAATTTTGTTAAATAGAAAGATCATTTATAGGGGCGAGTCGGTCAATAGACCGAAAGAGGGCCATAATCATTAG
- a CDS encoding metal ABC transporter permease, translated as MLEIILEYTFMRNAFYSAVLSSIICGMIGTVIVEKKLVSMSGGIAHTSFGGIGLGYFMGIEPLIGGLAFSLGAALGISAIKRSTNTESDTLIGMFWAVGMALGVIFIAINPGYPPDMTSYLFGDILTVSNMYVKVIAGLAGVIFLLILSLYRYWQSFLFDDEYLKILGVNTAVLEYLLYGFISLSIVILIKVVGIVLAIALLTIPPATAKIFAKNLGQIMIYSTLIGCGTSIGGMWISYLYNIPSGATIIMLSILVYGLMYPVKTIAFKAKDVK; from the coding sequence ATGCTGGAGATAATACTTGAATATACTTTTATGAGGAATGCTTTTTACAGCGCCGTTTTGTCCAGTATTATCTGCGGAATGATAGGTACTGTAATAGTGGAAAAGAAGCTTGTAAGCATGAGTGGAGGTATCGCTCATACATCATTTGGGGGGATAGGACTGGGATACTTTATGGGAATCGAGCCCCTCATAGGAGGCCTGGCATTTTCCCTAGGGGCAGCTCTGGGCATATCAGCAATTAAAAGAAGCACTAATACTGAATCAGACACCCTTATCGGAATGTTTTGGGCAGTGGGCATGGCTTTGGGGGTTATATTTATTGCTATCAACCCTGGCTACCCGCCAGACATGACATCCTATCTATTTGGAGATATACTGACCGTTTCAAACATGTACGTAAAGGTGATCGCCGGACTTGCCGGGGTGATATTTTTATTGATCCTCAGCTTGTATAGGTATTGGCAGAGCTTTTTATTTGATGATGAATATCTGAAGATACTCGGGGTGAATACTGCTGTCCTGGAGTATCTTCTATACGGCTTTATATCCCTTAGTATAGTAATCTTGATTAAGGTGGTGGGAATAGTCCTTGCTATAGCTCTTTTAACTATTCCGCCTGCGACGGCTAAAATTTTTGCTAAAAATTTAGGCCAGATTATGATATACTCTACTCTGATAGGGTGTGGGACCAGTATAGGAGGGATGTGGATATCGTATCTGTACAATATCCCTTCCGGAGCGACCATAATTATGTTGTCGATTCTGGTGTACGGTCTTATGTACCCTGTTAAAACCATTGCTTTTAAAGCCAAGGATGTGAAATGA
- a CDS encoding tryptophan-rich sensory protein, giving the protein MMFNERNVPGWLKGVNLLGLILVLSVNALANILPINGIGTGEVSDSFPNLFAPTGFTFSIWGVIYAGLILFVIYNFNLIGKKRYKESVERIGLLFFISCILNSAWIVLWHYLMIELTLVVMVLLLAVLLRIYVLVQEDMNRDLTELIFVKWPFSIYAGWVTVATVANVTALLVKIGWDGFGFSEEFWAVVMIFVATLIVSIVVASKRDMAFGSVFLWTVFGIYSKHVDVFEGAYPKVIIACYAAAVLTLAVMAYGFIKRQRDKKRMFF; this is encoded by the coding sequence ATGATGTTCAATGAAAGAAATGTGCCGGGCTGGTTGAAAGGCGTGAATCTGCTGGGGCTGATTTTGGTCCTGTCAGTTAATGCTCTGGCCAATATCTTGCCGATAAACGGAATTGGTACCGGAGAGGTGTCCGACTCTTTTCCGAATCTGTTTGCACCAACCGGATTTACATTTTCAATTTGGGGGGTCATATATGCAGGACTGATCCTCTTCGTAATTTATAATTTTAATCTGATCGGAAAAAAACGATACAAAGAATCGGTTGAAAGGATAGGGCTGTTGTTTTTTATATCCTGCATTTTAAATTCAGCATGGATAGTACTGTGGCATTACCTGATGATCGAATTGACCCTGGTGGTTATGGTCCTTCTCCTTGCAGTGCTTTTAAGGATATACGTACTTGTCCAAGAAGATATGAACAGAGATCTTACTGAGCTGATATTTGTAAAATGGCCCTTTTCGATTTACGCAGGGTGGGTCACTGTAGCTACAGTGGCAAATGTGACGGCCCTCTTGGTCAAAATCGGTTGGGACGGCTTTGGCTTCTCAGAAGAGTTTTGGGCAGTTGTTATGATATTTGTGGCCACCTTGATAGTGTCCATAGTCGTCGCATCAAAGAGGGACATGGCATTTGGTTCGGTTTTTCTGTGGACTGTTTTTGGGATATATTCAAAGCATGTTGACGTATTCGAAGGAGCATACCCCAAGGTCATAATCGCTTGCTACGCAGCGGCCGTACTCACTTTGGCGGTAATGGCTTATGGATTTATTAAAAGACAAAGGGATAAAAAGAGAATGTTCTTCTAA
- a CDS encoding cupin domain-containing protein translates to MLEKLYSYALVAEKTIEKIVDDENVNVNHMVLPKGDALPEHYSNSNVYMIVAQGTITLQLNEQDNHSYEKGSIINIPYNTKMNVFNDSSDLAEIFVVKAPAPAAFK, encoded by the coding sequence ATGTTAGAAAAACTCTACTCATATGCACTCGTTGCAGAAAAGACTATCGAAAAAATCGTTGATGACGAAAACGTAAATGTAAACCACATGGTCTTGCCAAAAGGTGATGCCCTTCCTGAGCACTACTCAAATTCCAATGTTTACATGATAGTAGCGCAGGGAACCATAACTCTGCAGCTCAATGAACAAGACAACCATTCTTATGAAAAGGGAAGCATAATAAACATCCCCTACAACACAAAAATGAACGTATTCAACGACAGCAGCGATTTGGCTGAAATCTTTGTGGTAAAAGCACCGGCACCGGCGGCGTTTAAGTAA
- a CDS encoding 4Fe-4S binding protein yields MKRTVIKIDEEKCVGCGLCVSACHQEALQIIDGKARLISDTYCDGLGKCMPKCPTGAMTLEEREAKAFGNTTQSKPTSPKVSSGGCPGSRIQSFDSADNMPKTENQALSQRPVSQLRQWPVQIQLVPPNAPYLEGSHLLIAADCTAFAYANIHEDYMKNKVTIIGCPKLDSADYSERLTEIFKHNDIKSVTVLRMSVPCCGGITHAAVTAMKNADVMVPWQVVTVGTDGKIIEA; encoded by the coding sequence ATGAAAAGAACTGTAATAAAAATAGACGAAGAAAAATGCGTTGGCTGTGGACTTTGCGTGTCTGCATGTCATCAGGAGGCTCTCCAGATAATAGACGGTAAAGCGAGATTGATTTCAGACACTTACTGCGATGGACTAGGCAAATGCATGCCTAAATGCCCGACGGGAGCTATGACATTGGAGGAAAGGGAAGCTAAGGCTTTTGGAAATACCACCCAAAGCAAGCCCACCTCTCCTAAGGTTTCTTCAGGCGGCTGCCCCGGTTCAAGAATCCAATCATTTGATTCTGCTGATAATATGCCAAAGACAGAGAATCAGGCACTCTCTCAAAGACCTGTTTCACAGCTTAGACAGTGGCCTGTCCAGATTCAACTGGTTCCCCCAAACGCGCCTTATCTTGAAGGTTCGCACCTATTGATAGCTGCAGATTGCACGGCTTTTGCATATGCCAACATCCACGAAGATTACATGAAAAACAAAGTCACCATCATAGGATGTCCGAAGCTGGATAGCGCAGATTATTCTGAAAGGCTCACGGAGATCTTCAAGCACAACGATATCAAAAGCGTCACCGTTTTGAGAATGTCAGTTCCATGCTGCGGAGGAATAACTCACGCTGCCGTTACAGCAATGAAAAATGCCGATGTAATGGTTCCATGGCAGGTAGTTACAGTAGGCACTGACGGAAAAATTATCGAAGCATAA
- a CDS encoding Crp/Fnr family transcriptional regulator codes for MLKKYYKILEKNPLFDNIDDYSIDQLLGCLQPKVKTYEKNEFIAFAGDEFTSIGVVLEGQVTVIKENASGNKVMMSLLDPGDMFGEMIAFSNFSKWPATVQATKNATIMFMEKSAIVGDCPKMCTWHKSLIQNMLKIVSNRALMLNKKVEYLSIKSMRGKLSNFFLEEYKKSKGQVLDLSMNRNELADFLNVSRPSMSREMGKLKEEGIIDYKKNQIRIIDFDGLKEMAE; via the coding sequence ATGTTGAAAAAATATTATAAAATACTTGAGAAAAATCCTCTTTTTGATAATATCGACGATTACAGCATAGATCAGCTCTTAGGATGTCTCCAGCCCAAGGTTAAAACCTACGAAAAAAATGAATTCATAGCATTTGCAGGGGATGAATTCACATCAATAGGGGTAGTCCTCGAAGGACAAGTAACTGTAATCAAGGAAAATGCATCCGGCAACAAGGTGATGATGTCCCTATTGGATCCGGGAGACATGTTTGGAGAGATGATAGCATTTTCAAATTTTTCGAAATGGCCTGCTACCGTTCAGGCGACTAAAAATGCAACCATAATGTTTATGGAAAAAAGCGCTATCGTCGGTGACTGTCCTAAAATGTGCACATGGCATAAAAGCTTGATACAAAACATGCTTAAGATCGTCAGCAACAGGGCGCTCATGCTAAACAAAAAAGTCGAGTACCTTTCAATAAAGAGCATGAGGGGGAAGCTGAGCAATTTTTTTCTGGAGGAATATAAAAAGTCAAAGGGTCAGGTTCTGGACCTATCCATGAATAGAAACGAATTGGCAGATTTTTTAAATGTGTCAAGGCCCTCTATGTCTCGAGAGATGGGAAAGCTAAAAGAGGAAGGAATAATCGATTATAAGAAAAATCAAATAAGGATCATAGACTTTGACGGCTTGAAGGAGATGGCAGAGTGA
- a CDS encoding MarR family winged helix-turn-helix transcriptional regulator has translation MTKKQRRKTMFKLENCVSYIATNASKNLAEGFDKKLKAYGISRVQWTALYYIGRDEEMIQKQLSDLMRIRESSTTRLIDRMEKEGLIKRKNDPDNRRKVSLTLTEKGRDLRAESFHHGEEYSYYISQDVSDEDMKTFMKVLDLMIKRADEY, from the coding sequence GTGACAAAAAAACAAAGGAGAAAGACGATGTTTAAGCTAGAGAACTGTGTATCTTACATAGCGACAAATGCAAGCAAGAATCTGGCGGAAGGGTTTGACAAAAAATTAAAGGCCTATGGCATCTCAAGGGTCCAATGGACAGCCCTTTATTACATAGGCAGAGACGAAGAGATGATCCAAAAGCAGCTTTCGGATCTAATGAGGATAAGGGAGTCGTCAACCACCCGCTTAATCGACAGGATGGAAAAGGAAGGCTTGATAAAAAGAAAAAATGACCCTGACAACAGACGCAAGGTGTCATTGACCCTTACTGAAAAAGGAAGAGACCTTAGAGCTGAGAGCTTTCACCACGGAGAAGAATACAGCTATTACATATCTCAGGACGTGAGTGATGAAGACATGAAGACCTTCATGAAAGTTTTGGACTTAATGATAAAAAGAGCCGATGAGTATTGA